The Lewinella sp. 4G2 nucleotide sequence GTGGTAGCGGTCGCTGGAGCCCAGGTACTTGTAATGGAGGCGGGCCTCGCGGGAGTTTTCGCTGGGCTCGTCACTCACCGCAGATCGGTTACCCGGAGCGTTGGAGAGGTGGTGCACGAGCTCACCGCTATCCTCCGTGGGGCGCTCCCCGACAATGGCGAGGTAGGTCTTATCCATGGTGCCCTTTTGCAACTGCTTGGTGAGGGACGTCTGGGCGGAGGGCTTCTGGCCTAGCACCACTACCCCGGAGACCGGACGATCGAGCCGGTGAATAAGGTAAAGATTGTGGCGCACGTAAGCAGCGCCCATCCCCAGCAGGCTTGGGTCTCCCGTCTTATCGGGCTGTACGGCAAGGCCGGCCGGTTTGTTGAAGACGATCACCTGGTTGT carries:
- a CDS encoding RluA family pseudouridine synthase produces the protein MNRFPGRISDWMIHKDNQVIVFNKPAGLAVQPDKTGDPSLLGMGAAYVRHNLYLIHRLDRPVSGVVVLGQKPSAQTSLTKQLQKGTMDKTYLAIVGERPTEDSGELVHHLSNAPGNRSAVSDEPSENSREARLHYKYLGSSDRYHLLRINLKTGRKHQIRAQLAAIGCPIRGDKKYGFKRSNEGGTIDLHSYRVGYDHPVTGERVLHTAPVPEGEVWEAFAGVV